The Sphaeramia orbicularis chromosome 18, fSphaOr1.1, whole genome shotgun sequence genome contains a region encoding:
- the LOC115438127 gene encoding G2/M phase-specific E3 ubiquitin-protein ligase-like, which yields MSANNLSEAATLLQSLLGSTQTLANASTDGQQPTTSVGSVDNRLAMLFPSHQAGSGSGATRGSPPLPLGANMPGCTPRYQAQKHFSSWTTCSRKKRMKTQQHGNFHNDVILLPNPSWGIVCKQGPKLRLHKHGHILSAFEFQKAWDYQTIVQHIRDGFGGRIPEDVSIQFLMSCGNKLVTPKLQEGQELNGIMFHKVYKSKALYVRPSTTLLTDMDDENELSHATTRAMSGDSDEDCVELVGPQIPMGRSGQATTRSAAKFGCHSGHSGDGNHRTKTANEDCSGANNITTSTIKNCKVITPGTSGHDAEDNARSDGNSAPGCDEDYISYVTVVASLSDESSDDEELNKAITASLESHLTEKVPVDVILQELSRKICTQRQCKFNINRAAIWDGAKRGFQRVSYDPTYRMCVKFSDDMGRIEEGVDLGGPRREFLRLLMETIAMSSMFEGKENRKNLALDSTALREDWYYIAGRAIAVSLVHGGPPPNFLSPTVFSLLVDGSANPVLEDIADTELLEKVKKVSESTTLEDLEKSKAPLLDYLANAGCLRPMRSVGDRDLLVHDIVMFQVIYRVQCPFQRFCEGLKTLGVLEKIQRHPDSFRPLFCFEPSPLTADLMDDLFSIHLSPEGSNKRVAEEMVVTFWRDYLQDAEEEEGPSKLQKILAFATGASVVPPIGFSPSPSIQFIHKGDDDFSCTPMFPMANTCVNCIKLPLHVSYLLFKEKFDFALGNTYGFGRA from the exons ATGTCAGCAAACAATTTATCAGAAGCAGCGACATTACTTCAGAGTTTGTTAGGATCTACGCAGACTCTGGCAAATGCGTCTACAGACGGCCAGCAGCCGACTACTTCGGTCGGATCCGTTGACAACCGCTTAGCAATGCTTTTCCCGTCACATCAGGCTGGTAGCGGCTCCGGTGCTACCAGGGGATCTCCGCCTCTACCGTTAGGTGCTAATATGCCTGGATGTACGCCACGCTATCAAGCACAGAAGCACTTTAGTTCGTGGACGACCTGCTcaagaaaaaaaag AATGAAGACACAGCAACATGGCAATTTCCACAATGACGTGATACTACTCCCCAATCCATCATGGGGAATTGTGTGCAAGCAAGGTCCGAAATTACGTTTACACAAGCATGGGCACATCCTCAGTGCCTTTGAATTCCAGAAGGCCTGGGACTATCAGACAATTGTACAACACATCAGGGATGGCTTTGGTGGGCGCATTCCAGAAGATGTCAG CATCCAGTTTTTAATGTCTTGTGGCAATAAGCTGGTGACCCCAAAACTCCAGGAGGGACAAGAGCTGAATGGGATAATGTTCCATAAGGTTTATAAATCCAAAGCCCTCTATGTGAGACCATCAACGACCCTTTTA ACTGACATGGATGATGAAAATGAACTTTCCCACGCCACTACCAGAGCAATGTCAGGTGACAGCGATGAAGACTGTGTTGAATTAGTTGGTCCACAAATCCCCATGGGCAGAAGTGGGCAGGCTACCACAAGGTCTGCTGCAAAGTTTGGCTGTCATAGTGGTCACAGTGGAGATGGCAACCATCGCACTAAAACTGCTAATGAAGACTGCAGTGGTGCCAATAACATTACCACCAGTACTATCAAAAACTGCAAAGTAATAACTCCTGGCACGAGTGGACATGATGCAGAAGATAATGCAAGAAGTGATGGCAACTCTGCTCCTGGTTGTGATGAAGACTACATCTCATATGTAACAGTTGTAGCTAGTCTTTCTGATGAATCTTCTGATGACGAGGAACTAAACAAAGCGATAACAGCTAGTTTGGAGAGTCATCT TACAGAAAAGGTGCCAGTTGATGTGATACTGCAGGAGTTGTCAAGGAAAATTTGCACACAACGGCAGTGCAAATTCAATATAAACCGTGCTGCTATCTGGGATGGGGCAAAGCGAGGCTTCCAAAGGGTATCCTATGACCCCACCTACAGAATGTGTGTAAAATTTTCAGATGACATGGGGAGAATTGAGGAAGGGGTGGATTTGGGGGGCCCAAGGAGAGAGTTTTTGAGGCTGCTGATGGAGACTATTGCCATGTCCTCCATGTTTGAGGgaaaagaaaacaggaagaaCCTGGCTCTGGACAGTACTG CTCTAAGAGAGGACTGGTACTACATAGCTGGCAGAGCCATTGCAGTTAGCTTAGTACATGGCGGTCCACCCCCAAATTTCCTCTCCCCAACAGTATTTTCTCTTTTGGTTGATGGCTCAGCCAATCCAGTCCTAGAAGATATTGCTGACACAGAACTTTTGGAAAAAGTTAAAAAG GTATCTGAAAGTACAACTCTTGAAGACCTTGAGAAGTCAAAGGCTCCTCTACTTGACTATTTGGCCAATGCAGGATGCCTGAGGCCTATGCGGTCAGTAGGAGACAGGGATCTACTGGTGCATGACATTGTCATGTTTCAGGTTATCTACAGGGTGCAGTGTCCATTTCAAAG ATTCTGTGAGGGACTAAAAACTCTTGGGGTCCTGGAGAAAATCCAAAGACATCCTGATAGCTTTCGTCCTTTGTTCTGCTTTGAGCCAAGCCCACTGACTGCTGACCTGATGGATGATTTGTTCAGCATTCATCTGTCTCCTGAAGGAAGCAACAAGAGAGTTGCTGAGGAGATGGTTGTTACATTCTGGAGAGACTATCTCCAGGATGCAGAGG AGGAGGAAGGGCCCTCCAAACTACAGAAAATATTGGCCTTCGCAACTGGAGCATCTGTTGTACCACCCATTGGCTTTTCACCAAGCCCTTCCATCCAGTTCATTCACAAAGGAGATGACGACTTCTCCTGTACACCAATGTTCCCCATGGCCAACACGTGTGTTAACTGTATCAAGTTACCACTACACGTGTCATACCTGCTGTTCAAGGAGAAGTTTGACTTCGCACTCGGCAACACATATGGGTTTGGCAGGGCATGA